One stretch of Solenopsis invicta isolate M01_SB chromosome 16, UNIL_Sinv_3.0, whole genome shotgun sequence DNA includes these proteins:
- the LOC105198911 gene encoding UPF0687 protein C20orf27 homolog, giving the protein MGDKEHHVHFSGSGFGKDNNIMIQPQRHGHIDAYLGFLQLYHRYHIELLVPWDTCIHPEEKTVAPAVIAGNHNANCHIVDFVQEKDGLRLKVELLAYKEKILKEDVEVMCCPLGTPLKIVLNARVLAKGKGTPLLRNGVRCIAVEGSDEDEVSE; this is encoded by the exons ATGGGAGATAAAG aacatcatGTTCACTTTAGCGGAAGTGGGTTTGGAAAAGATAACAATATTATGATACAACCACAGCGACATGGTCACATAGATGCTTATTTAGGGTTTTTGCAATTGTATCACAG atATCACATAGAACTTTTAGTGCCATGGGACACATGTATTCATCCAGAAGAGAAAACAGTTGCTCCAGCAGTAATTGCAGGAAATCACAATGCAAATTGTCACATTGTCGATTTTGTGCAAGAAAAAGATGGTTTAAg gTTAAAAGTAGAGCTATTGGCATATaaggagaaaatattaaagGAGGATGTCGAAGTGATGTGTTGTCCGTTGGGTACTCCATTGAAAATTGTGCTGAATGCACGTGTTTTAGCAAAAGGCAAGGGTACGCCTTTGCTGAGAAACGGCGTACGCTGTATTGCCGTGGAAGGAAGCGATGAAGATGAAGTATCTGAATAA